The following DNA comes from Macrobrachium rosenbergii isolate ZJJX-2024 chromosome 5, ASM4041242v1, whole genome shotgun sequence.
CTTATCAAAAAAATATCAtccaacaaaaaaatattacaagcaaAACCATGAACAAAAATTACCAGCAGCCAATTTTAGACAAATCTCCGTCTCAACTTTTTAATTTCTACAGAACCTTTGTCTAACAGCACAATTACTACATTTATTGTCATACACACCTTCCTGGAAAACAATTCTGAGTAAATTACCTATTACAAATTTACTCCTTCACACCTTCAagccattaacaaaaaaaaaaaaaaaaaaaaaaaaaaaaaatggaggttaAAAGTAAAACTGACCCCAGTAAGAAAAATCACCTTTGGGGATCCTTGCAAACTAAGCACACAATGATCACAGGGTTGCTTCATGGAATCCTCTCACATGGTTACGCCAGTCTTTGTGAGAAGTATCACGTGTTTTGGGGCagttaatacagtataaatatgtgAGTTACAACagtttactgcatatatatatatgtagatatataatgcCTTTAAATATAAACTCTGCCAAGAAAAACTTCAATTCCATAAAAATTTCAAACCTTAAAACTGCCAGAACAGGGTTGAGTCTGATGGACACAATGATAAAGAATGTagactaaaacagaaaaaattgaaaaaaatgtacGTTGCAGAATACAATACGGTCATTtgcattacaaatataaaatgttcTTTAAAATTCCTGATAAATGCATTGGTATAATAATCTCCTAAACTAGCTTTCATTACATGTCAAAAAAATTTCTccagttgtttattttgttatataatgataataaacactAAATAGTGTCCACTTTTTACACACTTTCATTAATATATCAAATTTACActctttcattaaattccaatTTTCAGGTCAGGAGGAAAATTTGAGTTGTACAGACACATTGTCTTTTAAACTGGTATCTAACATACAGTACTGATAAATGACATTCAAAGTTATAACAAAGTACATAAAAGTACTTCAGTCACAATTACCCAtatcactttatttttaaaagggggaggggatttattatatttatgatagtTTATCTTACAATTCTGTATTTGTTTACTCAAGTGCTTTGTGGGAAGGGAAAATCCAACCACTCGTCACTTCCTAGGTGGGAGTTTTATCACCCTCAATACAGtaattccaaaacattaaggcatgaGTATAAAATTCTATACAACGTAAAGATACTCCCACTTACCTGAAGAGTCTGTACATGCCGAGATATAGAACACATTACGTACACTTCATTTGCTCCTTAAAAGCTACTGTACTGAGTGACAGTGATCCCGTCCACTCATAATGGTATAAACGGTGAATATGAAAATGAGACTATGAATGGCTAACAATGATTATGAGAGTGAAAGATGATAATGAAGGAATAGAAATCCTTagaagtattttcattatttggacGAATTATTGCGTTCTCGTCGTCGCCGGCTCTGTTAATAAACTGATCTCAATCTGGAAAAGGATGttaaggaaatcataaaaatatataaataatataaatatcatcTTAATATGCAAACCAATAATAGAAAACAATGCAAAACAACAGTAATAGACGTCAAGACATACTGTGCAGAAAAATGATCAATGACAAAGAAATTAGTTTGAATTTATACTTTCTCCAACAGTAGTGTTTTACttcttataatattaataaacaatatttcgAGGTTAATGCGAAACAAAATGTCTTAAAATTAACATGTACATCTGACACAAATATATTgcatacagtatttattatttttcatatcaataaATAGCTTAGTTACAccactaaattttaaaattatataaactggACAAACTCAAAATGTTGATTCTGACAAAGCTTCTCTTATAGACTTGTTTCCAATACGGTACTTCAAGTAAGTTGCTGGCTGAAACTTAGACAATCACTCACAATACGTTTGATTGTAAGTGCTCCTCTGCATTCTCAGCActcaggaatggaatggaatataaaatttaggccaaatgtcaagtgctggaacctatgaggtcattcagcactgaaaaggaaaatggagagtaaaaaggttttaaaagtgtaatacgaggaaaacctcgcagttgcacaatgaaaccgTTGTTAGGAgagtgaaaaataagatggaagagaggatatgaacggagatacagtataaggaatgaaaggggctgcaggtaggggctgaagggaatctgcaaagaaccttcgtaatgcctacagtgcaccaaatgacATGCAGtaataggttatgaagaaaagcAGTTGTTTTCTGTGATTAATTGTACACTTCAAAGTTAAATGGGACCAACACTAACAAGTTCCTTAGCAAAAGAAAGCTGTCCTAAATGCATTTATAAAAGGATACAACTCGTAATCCTCGTTCAATGGGGTTGGTGAGAAGCAGACCTCTGGGTGACCAAGTACGCTCATTTTGTTCAGCAACGTACTTGGTCACCCTTTTCATCATctgtgaaagaaagaagaaaaaacatagtCAGGACATCCAGTAACAGCTTATAACTGCAAAAATCTTCACTATCGAGATGAATTCCTAACAAACACATcataaatatcaaacattttcTCAGGGTCATGAGCAGTGTGTCATCATCAGTACTTCAGGAACCCCTCATTACAAGAATTTATAAACTTACCTGTTCATAGTGCGTTTCCATACAAAAGAATACAAGGTAAGCCGTTAAACAACCTAAGCAGCCTTCACAGTAACGCCCACACGACATTTTCTCGGCCTCTACAAACATACCATTGATGTCATTGATGGTATTTTCAAAGACCGACCTTTCTATCTGTAATGTAACAAAGATATAATAAACTAAAGGTTGGATAAACAAAGGAACTCTTTGATGTGTTCAAATACTCAGTAGTGAATAACATAAATCCTTGAGCAACAGAAGACTTTTCTCACcaaattatttgcttttaaacCTGGTGTTTGCCAATTACATGAGGTATGTATTGGGGCTTCTAAAATTTTGCTTCATAATTTTTAACCAACCTCTTGCAACCTATCATTCAACTTTGATAGATACCTTCGTCACATTGTTACAATACCTGCTTTGCTATAAGAATTATCGACTGGGAAATGAAACATGTTGAAGAATTTGCTCTGTCAGCTACCTATAATTAGCTTATCTATTTGGGCAATTCTGTTCCAGTATTTTCTCATACTTTGAAATACAtctaaaaatgagaggaaatagaCTTCAAGATTTTTTCCTCAACATAAGTACAGAGTTTTTTGTGGTGTCTGTAATAtcattttacattaaaagatGTTTATCATCATTCTCTGAGCTTCCACTTGAATGAATACAGTCATCACCCTGTGCACAAATGAGTTGCGTTATGGATGGCCgttcatatcttgaattgttcgtaagttggtttttaatatgtggtgcataatttttgttgatgtttacattcccaaGTTAACTCAGGAACCAcagattatactattttcactgcAATTGTACATCATGCAGtgttataaagaattactttggatgctagaatggtaaaaagaatataaaatttagattcacacaacattcaaaatttagtattttttccattctttaaaaGTTATGAACTTGGGGAGAATTTCGCAGGAGCAGCATCTGACATTGGCAGTTAATAAACTAAACAATGCACACTGCCAcctattgacaaaaatacatactaaatgtTTCCTAAGGGGAAACgaaacatagaaaatgggaattcatcaaagacAGAGTTAAATTGGGAGGATAGAAATAAGTAAGAATACTTTACGAACATGAACACGTATTCTTGTGGTTGCAAGAAGAATACACAGTAGTTAATGATGAGAATActcgggataatcagggaaggagttaaaggaacaggttcttcttcttccttgtgttcttctattctttgcaaaaattcttactagcagaataggtGTACAGAGCAAAATTTGAAGTTGTGACACTGTCTGTTCGTATCTAAGAATGTTCGTAACTTGAATGTTCATAAATAGGGTGGTTTTTGTTGTAAGCCTTCAACATTTCAGATTTCCATTTGTGAGCTTTCTAAAACCGGACCATTCTGTGATGATCATCATGACTGAAGACATTTCCTTATAACTTTGCCTAATTGTTGTGGATTAAACTACATCTGCAACAGAATGGCCTTTTGATGATAATCTTATCTTTTAACaatgattattttatcttttgacaTGGCCATTAAATACTTGGTTGAACTAAATTCCTATTTGTCATATCCATTTAAGATGTCTCCAATGGCATTTGACTGCAcaatttttctacaattttttgtaACTTAAGTAACATAGTTTTTAAAAcctgataaatattttctttataatttttatacagcTTTTGATGAGGCTGAATCATGAAAAGACACATTTGGTTTGATGTGAAACTATGATGATGCATAAATGACACCAACAAGCAGCTAAAGTGTCAGTAACGGTCTTTCTTCAGACTTGTAATGACGCAGGTACAATCAGATTATGTTAACCACCAAGCAGTATTCAGACATTTAGTTTACAGTTCCCAGAAATTTCTTTTGGTGGTTTAACCTATCCTGAATGCAAATGCAGGCTTTGTGAAAATATCTATCTGGTGCTAAGATCTGGAAGAGCAAATTCATTTACAACTGACATATTTTTTGGGTCAAAACCAAGGACACTGTCAATGCTGCTCTCTCACGTTATGAGAGCagttatattccattccatgattttaaaatatttttcttacagactCTAATCAGTAAGTAGTCAACAAACTAGTGTACTGCAGtgtcttttgtaaaaataaaaatgaaaacactaccTGCTTTTAAAGTTGCACGAGTTTGCATTCACAACATTTTACCTCCCAACATGATGGTTTTGCTAATGTCTAATGCTCTTAAGACTTCATGATACCACATGATCACATATTGGTCACCTAGCTTTGAAACAAAACCAGTGATATAATATACCtacaatagaagaaaaataagcagTTAGTAACTAGAAAAAGATTAGTTTTAGTAACTAGAGTCAATTGCACAAGGTAATTTTTaccaaaaacagaaaactgaatatcCAAGCTAGTTAGGCATAAGTTTTAATCACAAGCATACACCCTGGACCACTTAGTGAATGAACTGTACATCGCAACTGACTGATATGTGTTGTTCATAATCAAATGTCATATTAGCTGTTTAGTGTAACCGTTCCCTGAGAGCAATATACCATACTTATTGTTTAAGAGAAAGCTTACCATATTCACTGGAATAGAAGACGCCCCCACCAAATAatgtgtttgtttacatgtaaGCATTTAATGTTACTGGAATGTATAGCTACAGTATGGAAGAAAAAACTTGGATAAAACATGTACTGTAACTAAGACAGcaggaaaagtatttttaataacaattctACTGTCATttagaagacaaaacaaaagcagcTTTGGTAGAGCAGATAACATTTTATAACAAGCTACCAGTAGAGAAAGAAATACCGGTGAAGCAGGATATGAGACAAGCACAACAATCATTTACAATGAAAACCTCAAACATGAATACAATACCATATTCGCTGGAACAGAAGACACCCCCACcaaataatgtttgtttacatgtaaGCATTTAATGTTACTGGAATGTATAGCTACAGTATGGAAGAAAAAACTTGGATAAAACCTGTACTGTACACTGAAAACCTCAAAcatgaatacaataataaaacatgataagaagaaacaaaagcaCCACTGGTACAGCATAAAgcaggtacagtataaggaacatCAGTGTCTACAACAATGACCTCAATCATTTTCAAATCCTGAAATTTATCAGAATCATCATCAAAGCTTAACCACTCATAATCACCAGTGCTGTACTGTTATCACCATCTTCACATAATACATAGTGTTGTTATGATAACACGGTACTCGTACTAAAATGCCCGTCCTGTTATAAACACTGTTAtacaaacaccaaatatacaaaATGGCAACAGCGAAAAAGCATGACTGGAAATAATTGGTGAGCAACAATAGATGGAAGTGATGCAGGTGAGGCCTGTGACAATGGTCACTGTCAGTGTTGCTTACCATCGTCACCatcatttcaagtttatttcaaaAACTAATGgacatttccatataaaaatactgtaatgagaTATCAGGTAGATATGCCATAAACATACATAATCATGCATGTGCTCAACATCCAGCTTTAATttctataatactgtataattccTTTTTTAATCAAACTATGTACAGTACCATAATCATCacacaggaataataataactgcaacaaTAATGATGCTGGTAATCTGTGTAAATACCAGCACAATAATATTATAGTATTATGGACTTTGGCTACAAACAAGTACTGGTATCTATGGCTTCTGGGTAAATATTAGTCTACCAGATACCTCAACATTGCACAGAAGACCTGAGTGATGTTTCTTagccattttttgaaaaaaaaatttcttatatatcaccatatacagtacagtca
Coding sequences within:
- the LOC136838498 gene encoding golgin subfamily A member 7 isoform X4 produces the protein MYHQWNHGTPLEDLAGSRATAGCLKLFIQRDYSEGTSVKFQTKFPPELEGKIERSVFENTINDINGMFVEAEKMSCGRYCEGCLGCLTAYLVFFCMETHYEQMMKRVTKYVAEQNERTWSPRGLLLTNPIERGLRVIEISLLTEPATTRTQ
- the LOC136838498 gene encoding golgin subfamily A member 7 isoform X1, whose amino-acid sequence is MSIPRKDWNPDQNHGTPLEDLAGSRATAGCLKLFIQRDYSEGTSVKFQTKFPPELEGKIERSVFENTINDINGMFVEAEKMSCGRYCEGCLGCLTAYLVFFCMETHYEQMMKRVTKYVAEQNERTWSPRGLLLTNPIERGLRVIEISLLTEPATTRTQ
- the LOC136838498 gene encoding golgin subfamily A member 7 isoform X2; translated protein: MTSNFDLENHGTPLEDLAGSRATAGCLKLFIQRDYSEGTSVKFQTKFPPELEGKIERSVFENTINDINGMFVEAEKMSCGRYCEGCLGCLTAYLVFFCMETHYEQMMKRVTKYVAEQNERTWSPRGLLLTNPIERGLRVIEISLLTEPATTRTQ
- the LOC136838498 gene encoding golgin subfamily A member 7 isoform X3; translation: MASNANHGTPLEDLAGSRATAGCLKLFIQRDYSEGTSVKFQTKFPPELEGKIERSVFENTINDINGMFVEAEKMSCGRYCEGCLGCLTAYLVFFCMETHYEQMMKRVTKYVAEQNERTWSPRGLLLTNPIERGLRVIEISLLTEPATTRTQ
- the LOC136838498 gene encoding golgin subfamily A member 7 isoform X5; the encoded protein is MNHGTPLEDLAGSRATAGCLKLFIQRDYSEGTSVKFQTKFPPELEGKIERSVFENTINDINGMFVEAEKMSCGRYCEGCLGCLTAYLVFFCMETHYEQMMKRVTKYVAEQNERTWSPRGLLLTNPIERGLRVIEISLLTEPATTRTQ